From one Fusobacterium mortiferum ATCC 9817 genomic stretch:
- a CDS encoding dienelactone hydrolase family protein — protein MFLNKKLFLILCFLSCTYNVFSTTQLSVTKDNLPIFYHDLKDDITFPLGWKENSNFNTWKQLGLEKTKEFIVPNLKKFNFNMEIVSEVDRGSYIGQKILFNITPNLKISALLLTPKGIGPFPAALMLHDHGAKFDIGKEKLIMPWGDEKKLISAQNWSKKYFSGVFPGDELTKKGYVVLAIDTLGWGERQGNGYEAQQALASNLFNLGTSYASIIAQEDIKSAEFLTSLPQVDKNKVAAIGFSMGAFRAWQVAALSENIKAGISVCWMATLKGLMTEGNNQLKGQSAYAMLHPYLVKYMDYPDIASLAAPKPMLFFSGEQDSLFPKPSVMEAFEQMNKVWKASGFKENFQYKFWNKGHVFEKEQQVEAFEWLDKQFKNK, from the coding sequence ATGTTTCTTAATAAAAAATTATTTCTTATTTTATGTTTTCTATCTTGTACTTACAATGTTTTTTCTACTACTCAATTATCTGTTACTAAAGATAATCTACCAATTTTTTATCATGATTTAAAAGATGATATTACTTTCCCTCTCGGTTGGAAGGAAAATTCAAACTTTAATACTTGGAAACAATTAGGTTTAGAAAAAACTAAAGAGTTTATTGTTCCTAATCTAAAAAAATTTAATTTTAATATGGAGATTGTTAGTGAAGTTGATAGAGGAAGCTATATTGGACAAAAAATATTATTTAATATCACTCCTAATTTAAAAATCTCTGCTCTTCTTTTAACTCCAAAAGGAATTGGTCCATTCCCAGCAGCTCTTATGTTACATGATCATGGAGCAAAATTTGACATTGGTAAAGAAAAGTTGATAATGCCTTGGGGTGATGAAAAAAAATTAATTTCAGCTCAAAATTGGAGTAAAAAATACTTTAGTGGAGTTTTTCCAGGAGATGAATTAACTAAAAAGGGTTATGTAGTTTTAGCTATTGACACTCTTGGTTGGGGAGAACGTCAAGGAAATGGTTATGAAGCTCAACAAGCTTTAGCTTCTAACCTTTTTAATCTTGGAACCTCTTATGCTAGTATTATTGCTCAAGAAGATATAAAATCTGCTGAATTTTTAACTTCTTTACCTCAAGTTGATAAAAATAAAGTCGCTGCTATTGGATTTTCTATGGGAGCTTTTAGAGCTTGGCAAGTTGCTGCTCTTTCAGAGAATATAAAAGCTGGTATTTCAGTTTGTTGGATGGCTACACTTAAAGGACTCATGACTGAAGGAAATAATCAACTCAAAGGACAATCAGCTTATGCAATGTTACATCCATATTTAGTTAAATATATGGATTATCCAGATATTGCTAGCTTAGCAGCTCCAAAACCTATGCTTTTTTTTAGTGGAGAACAAGATTCATTATTTCCAAAACCTTCTGTTATGGAAGCATTTGAACAAATGAATAAAGTTTGGAAAGCCAGTGGTTTTAAAGAGAATTTTCAGTATAAATTTTGGAACAAAGGACATGTTTTTGAAAAAGAACAACAAGTTGAAGCTTTTGAATGGTTAGACAAACAATTTAAAAATAAATAA